A part of Lactobacillus sp. ESL0700 genomic DNA contains:
- a CDS encoding matrixin family metalloprotease, with amino-acid sequence MYEYNGSDLIKQDYYNIKQTKKFKYNLRGKQAYNAAAFTPQRNNLLGYSWPDKNNITYTTDGTARQAALTDDSVQRINSMNVVKLTPTTNNPDITVHYVSQEKINSFNTDPNHDPHISALGLTIYGNVWLTANKYAPETFIHVNVYVNKDENHLSNSLNSNLKWRLDYRNESIIIHEFGHALGLDHTSGYSNLMSSSNYQFSQTATKNHTQILDQDFYNRLKTLYTAK; translated from the coding sequence ATGTATGAATATAACGGCTCAGATCTAATTAAGCAAGACTATTACAACATTAAGCAAACGAAAAAATTCAAATATAATTTACGCGGAAAACAGGCTTATAACGCAGCAGCTTTTACGCCACAGCGTAATAATCTCTTAGGTTACAGTTGGCCTGATAAAAACAATATCACCTATACTACAGATGGTACTGCACGCCAAGCAGCTCTTACAGATGATTCTGTGCAACGTATTAACAGCATGAATGTTGTTAAATTAACACCTACAACAAATAACCCAGATATTACCGTCCATTATGTTAGTCAAGAAAAGATCAATAGCTTTAATACTGATCCTAATCATGACCCACATATCTCAGCTTTAGGTCTAACTATCTACGGTAATGTCTGGTTGACGGCTAATAAATACGCCCCAGAAACTTTTATTCACGTTAATGTTTATGTTAACAAAGATGAAAACCATTTAAGCAATAGTTTAAACAGTAACCTTAAATGGCGTCTAGATTATCGTAATGAATCAATCATTATTCATGAATTTGGACATGCACTAGGCCTGGATCATACTAGTGGTTATTCAAACTTAATGTCTTCAAGTAACTATCAATTTAGTCAAACCGCAACTAAAAATCATACGCAAATCTTAGACCAAGATTTTTACAATCGCTTGAAAACACTTTATACAGCAAAATAA
- a CDS encoding rhodopsin — protein sequence MMSLFWNQLLYFWQIIRYRCLAWLMFISLAIVMISIQLVGNPRESAFTAFFQGVSFIQVFQHQVQLPVLWFAYFSIPLLILLNSLQELWQSRTLHLRGLQFAPRKFVQINFILLAIIALGYSGITVLVLSVCGQLFKLLTLRVGNYIGIQAVLLLFLINCLGSYFLLLLQAIISCFNSVIGIVIPLCLLIITAYTAWLNNPLNSLMLARVNTTNFFELILLILAASVIYLVSDRFTRLS from the coding sequence ATGATGAGCTTATTTTGGAACCAGTTGCTCTACTTTTGGCAAATAATTCGTTATCGCTGTTTAGCATGGCTAATGTTTATTAGTTTGGCAATTGTAATGATTAGCATTCAACTTGTGGGCAATCCACGCGAATCTGCTTTTACTGCTTTCTTTCAAGGAGTTTCATTTATCCAAGTATTTCAACATCAAGTTCAATTGCCTGTACTGTGGTTTGCATATTTTTCAATTCCATTGCTTATCTTATTGAATAGCTTACAGGAACTATGGCAATCGCGAACGCTACATTTACGAGGATTACAATTTGCCCCACGTAAATTTGTCCAGATAAATTTTATTTTGCTGGCAATTATTGCGCTAGGATATAGCGGCATCACTGTGCTGGTCTTATCAGTATGTGGGCAATTATTTAAATTGCTGACATTAAGAGTAGGTAATTACATTGGTATTCAGGCAGTATTGCTATTATTTTTAATCAATTGCCTAGGAAGTTACTTTTTACTATTGTTGCAAGCAATAATAAGTTGTTTTAATTCAGTAATTGGCATCGTAATTCCACTTTGTCTTTTAATTATTACAGCATATACAGCTTGGCTTAATAATCCGCTAAATAGTTTAATGCTTGCTCGAGTAAATACTACAAACTTTTTTGAACTAATATTATTAATTTTAGCTGCCAGCGTTATTTATTTAGTTAGTGATCGGTTTACTAGATTGAGTTAA
- a CDS encoding ATP-binding cassette domain-containing protein, producing MSYIKLEQVGKEVKSRLLLHDVNAEIEQNSITVLEGINGSGKTLVLKAILGLIRTTGQIFVNDQQVKVEEPYPVKAGILIENPSLIENFTAYQNMDLLAKLDKNIQDEQIIELLSYFDLDKFPKQKVKKFSLGMKQKLGIAQALLGKYPLIVLDEPTNALDEKSVAKLIDIIKKYNSTGSTFIIASHDRDFIEQVATKQLIIKEGTIINEKQEN from the coding sequence ATGAGTTACATTAAGTTAGAACAGGTTGGTAAAGAGGTTAAGAGCAGGCTACTTTTGCACGATGTTAATGCTGAGATTGAACAGAATAGTATTACTGTGCTTGAGGGCATTAATGGCTCAGGTAAGACCTTAGTTTTAAAGGCAATCTTAGGTTTAATTAGGACTACTGGCCAAATATTTGTTAATGATCAACAAGTAAAAGTTGAAGAGCCATATCCAGTTAAGGCGGGGATTTTAATTGAAAACCCGAGTTTAATTGAAAATTTTACTGCTTATCAAAACATGGATTTACTCGCTAAATTAGATAAAAATATCCAAGATGAACAGATTATTGAATTATTGAGCTACTTTGACTTGGACAAGTTTCCCAAACAAAAGGTAAAAAAGTTTTCTTTAGGGATGAAGCAAAAGCTAGGTATTGCGCAAGCTCTTCTTGGCAAGTATCCATTAATTGTGTTAGATGAGCCAACGAATGCTTTAGATGAAAAAAGTGTTGCCAAGCTGATTGACATTATTAAAAAGTATAATTCGACAGGATCAACTTTTATTATCGCTTCGCACGATCGAGATTTTATTGAGCAGGTGGCAACTAAACAGTTGATTATTAAAGAGGGAACGATTATCAATGAAAAGCAGGAAAATTAA